From one Rhodamnia argentea isolate NSW1041297 chromosome 1, ASM2092103v1, whole genome shotgun sequence genomic stretch:
- the LOC115726497 gene encoding uncharacterized protein LOC115726497 has protein sequence MDREQEEMQFLGLLGIIKESIKIIFTWRKIFSQITLALILPLSFIFLAHIEISNLLFGKIHHDEGELDRTKADTSRHNKLSDRLTSDRIELWFFRAVYFILYLIFSLLSTAAVVYTIACVYTSKPITFGRVMSVVPKVWKRLMITFLWSFLAVFVYNLVTFPVFYLLFSLFDSAAITIALFFILLILYLSGFVYISVIWHLAGVISVLEDIYGIQAMFKSKDLIKGKLGVSIAIILWLMIGSTAIQTMFNVFVAFGSGSGFVRLGFAVLCFLLLFKLFLFSLVVQTVIYFVCKSYHHENIDKSALADHLEVYLLAEYIPLKSQDLQLERIDV, from the coding sequence ATGGATCGAGAGCAAGAGGAAATGCAATTCCTTGGTTTGCTTGGCATCATCAAGGAATCCATCAAGATCATATTCACATGGAGGAAGATCTTCAGCCAAATCACACTCGCCCTCATCCTCCctctctccttcatcttcttagCTCACATCGAGATCTCCAACTTGCTCTTCGGAAAGATCCACCACGATGAGGGCGAACTCGACCGCACCAAAGCCGACACCTCCAGACACAATAAGCTCAGTGACCGCCTGACCTCGGACAGAATTGAGCTCTGGTTCTTTAGGGCGGTCTACTTCATCCTGTATctcatcttctctcttctttccacGGCCGCCGTCGTGTACACGATCGCATGCGTGTACACCTCGAAACCGATCACTTTTGGGAGAGTGATGAGTGTCGTCCCGAAGGTGTGGAAGAGGCTCATGATCACATTCTTATGGAGTTTTCTCGCTGTCTTCGTCTACAACCTCGTGACTTTTCCAGTCTTCTAcctcttgttttctcttttcgaCTCTGCCGCCATCACAATAGCCCTattcttcatcctcctcatcTTATACCTCTCTGGGTTTGTGTATATCTCTGTAATTTGGCACTTGGCTGGTGTGATCTCAGTCCTAGAGGACATCTATGGTATTCAGGCAATGTTCAAGAGCAAGGACCTGATCAAGGGTAAGCTCGGGGTGTCGATAGCTATCATCCTCTGGCTAATGATTGGGTCCACGGCAATCCAAACGATGTTCAACGTCTTTGTGGCCTTCGGATCCGGATCAGGGTTTGTGAGGTTAGGGTTTGCGGTCCTTTGTTTCTTGCTCCTGTTCAAGCTGTTCCTCTTCAGCCTCGTCGTGCAGACCGTGATTTACTTCGTGTGCAAGTCATACCACCATGAGAACATCGACAAGTCGGCGCTCGCGGATCATCTCGAGGTTTATCTCTTGGCTGAATACATCCCTCTCAAATCCCAGGACCTACAGCTAGAACGGATAGACGTATGA
- the LOC115726494 gene encoding uncharacterized protein LOC115726494: MMTMKISLSLFSLSSPRNCRELTMGTRHFNCRAPISQLLPSHRPSSKPPSLHPQTVNPPPSVSRTKNPSSRRLFLLSLPARALLLAAATNDAANVLHCYALEGFDPVSPDERSASAAKSLRVAEAVGLLEKGRELQAQGDFGKALFYFTQVIEGYKDFALSEYARVGRALALYEVGDREEAIAEMEDVAISLKGYPEVHAALAAALYVDKHALLLAENQFTIATLLDPHYTDLSYVKETKHWPPSLVSSLQQFITLT; this comes from the exons atgatgacgatgaaaatctctctctctctcttctctctctcgtccCCAAGAAATTGCAGAGAGCTGACAATGGGCACGCGCCATTTCAACTGCAGAGCACCCATTTCTCAGCTCCTTCCTTCGCATCGTCCAAGCTCGAAACCCCCAAGTCTCCACCCTCAGACCGTGAACCCACCACCCTCCGTTTCACGGACCAAGAACCCCTCGAGCAGACGgctcttcctcctctctctcccggCGCGCGCTCTCCTCCTCGCCGCGGCCACCAACGACGCGGCCAACGTCCTCCATTGCTACGCTCTGGAGGGTTTCGACCCCGTGAGCCCCGATGAGAGAAGCGCGAGCGCCGCCAAGTCTCTGAGGGTCGCGGAGGCCGTGGGGCTGCTGGAGAAAGGGCGAGAATTGCAGGCTCAGGGTGATTTTGGCAAAGCCCTCTTCTACTTCACTCAG GTGATTGAAGGTTATAAAGACTTCGCATTATCAGAATATGCAAGAGTTGGGAGGGCGTTAGCATTGTATGAGGTTGGTGATAGGGAAGAAGCTATTGCAGAGATGGAGGATGTTGCCATATCATTGAAGGGATATCCAG AAGTCCATGCAGCTCTTGCAGCAGCCTTATATGTGGACAAGCATGCCCTCTTGCTTGCTGAAAACCAGTTCACAATTGCAACCCTACTGGATCCCCACTACACAGATCTTTCGTATGTAAAAGAGACGAAGCACTGGCCCCCGAGTTTAGTCAGTTCATTACAGCAATTCATCACACTTACATAA
- the LOC115726495 gene encoding U-box domain-containing protein 26-like, whose amino-acid sequence MKKAEMGTPHLFRCPISLDLFTDPVTLCTGQTYDRPSIEKWLAAGNLTCPVTMQKLHDLSVVPNHTLRHLIERWLETRHQFNPGLETVDPDHSLVATLKSTLESQEVSVISKLQALEEISVLCEESTSRCSLFLQLGFIPLLLELILGKVESELSLDHVKFLEQALACSLQLLANGGVKSLDILKEDSKQASLVNLFKQGTNSIKLRICQVVDTISSSSETKDLCAVLGRNRNFLSQIILLLPENSEVSEAAVRAIWSLCSLESNGRNLVREGAMDALVAHISALSAEKERRERCFSPLAVSAIERLLQGNGQAKEALLDNPNGVSSLVRMVFGASSHEGSESAVNSLTIVCCDSSSAREEAIRAGVLTQLLFLLQSQCTGWTKTKARMLLKMLGSSI is encoded by the coding sequence ATGAAGAAGGCTGAAATGGGCACACCCCATTTGTTCAGATGCCCGATAAGCCTCGACTTGTTCACAGATCCAGTCACTCTTTGCACTGGCCAGACCTATGACAGACCCAGCATTGAGAAATGGCTAGCTGCCGGCAACCTCACCTGCCCCGTTACAATGCAGAAGCTCCACGACTTATCCGTCGTCCCCAACCACACTCTCCGCCATCTGATAGAACGGTGGCTAGAGACCCGCCACCAGTTCAATCCCGGTCTCGAGACAGTTGATCCTGATCACTCCCTGGTGGCCACACTGAAGAGTACACTTGAGTCGCAGGAGGTGAGCGTGATCAGTAAGCTCCAAGCTCTAGAGGAAATCAGTGTTCTGTGCGAGGAATCCACGTCGAGGTGTAGTTTGTTTCTCCAGCTGGGTTTCATCCCTTTGTTGTTGGAACTGATTCTTGGGAAAGTGGAATCCGAACTCTCCCTTGACCATGTAAAGTTCCTAGAACAAGCACTGGCTTGTTCTCTGCAATTGCTGGCCAATGGAGGAGTGAAGTCACTGGACATACTCAAAGAAGACTCTAAACAAGCATCGTTGGTGAATTTGTTCAAACAAGGCACAAATAGTATCAAGCTCCGCATTTGCCAAGTTGTGGATACAATCTCGTCATCTTCAGAAACGAAAGATCTCTGTGCTGTACTCGGCAGAAACCGCAATTTCCTTAGTCAGATAATTCTCCTCCTTCCCGAAAACTCCGAGGTTTCCGAGGCGGCAGTCAGGGCAATATGGTCGTTGTGTTCCCTAGAGTCGAACGGGAGGAATCTGGTGAGAGAAGGCGCGATGGATGCACTGGTTGCCCACATTTCAGCTTTGTCTGCCGAAAAGGAGAGACGCGAAAGATGCTTCTCACCACTAGCGGTGTCCGCGATAGAGCGGCTGCTTCAAGGGAATGGCCAGGCGAAAGAGGCATTGCTCGATAACCCAAACGGCGTATCCTCTCTCGTCAGGATGGTCTTTGGAGCATCAAGTCATGAAGGGAGCGAGAGCGCGGTCAATTCCCTTACGATCGTATGTTGCGATTCATCGTCGGCACGAGAAGAGGCAATCAGGGCAGGAGTTTTGACACAGCTGCTGTTTCTTCTACAAAGCCAGTGTACTGGTTGGACCAAGACAAAGGCCAGGATGCTGCTCAAAATGCTTGGATCATCTATCTAG
- the LOC115726491 gene encoding cation/H(+) antiporter 15 gives MADANESEDSIVCYAPTMITTNGIWQGDNPLDYSLPLFILQLTLVVVVTRIMVYILRPLRQPRVISEIVGGILLGPSVLGRSKTFANTIFPLRSVMVLETMANVGLLYFLFLVGVEMDISVIKRTGRKSIAIALAGMILPFLFGVGFSFLVSTKGGGISQGISQGTYILFFGVALSVTAFPVLARILAELKLINTELGRVAMSSALINDMCAWVLLALAIALAENQSATLASLWVVLSSVAFVLVCIFIVRPAIAWMIRRTPEGETYSEFYICLILTGVMISGFITDAIGTHSVFGAFVFGLIIPNGPLGVTLIEKLEDFVSGLLLPLYFAISGLRTDVSKIAGATSWVVLGIIIFFSSAGKIAGTLIVSTFYQMPVREGITLGLLMNTKGLVEMIILNVGKDQKVLDDKSFAAMVIVAVFVTAIITPAVTVIYRPARRFIPYKRRTIQRSKPDSEFRLLVCVHTPRNVPTIINLLEASNPTKKSPICVYVLHLVELTGRASAMLIVHNTRKSGRPALNRTQAQSDHIINAFENYEQHAGCVTVQPLTAISPYSTMHEDICNLAEDKRAAFIIIPFHKQQTVDGGMEATNPAFRMINQNVLANSPCSVGILVDRGLNGSTRLAANQVAHHIAVLFFGGPDDREALAYGWRMCEHPGINLTVMRFVPGEEAIDTTAGSTNELGDSRILSIVTDSDKDKQLDEEYVNEFRMKNANDESIVYTEKIVNNGEETVAAIRSIDSSHDLFIVGRGQGMISPLTAGLTDWSECPELGAIGDLLASSDFAATVSVLVVQQYVGVGPQGEGVGTPDSPGDSNDLQFGHMNRRSPPPPPRGYSP, from the exons ATGGCGGATGCGAACGAATCAGAAGACTCGATCGTCTGTTACGCGCCGACCATGATCACCACGAACGGCATATGGCAGGGTGATAATCCCCTGGATTATTCCCTGCCCCTCTTCATTTTGCAATTGACCTTGGTGGTCGTCGTCACGCGCATTATGGTGTACATACTCAGACCTTTACGCCAGCCGCGAGTTATCTCCGAGATCGTG GGAGGAATACTGCTAGGGCCGTCGGTCCTCGGAAGGAGCAAGACGTTTGCGAATACGATCTTCCCACTCAGAAGCGTGATGGTGCTCGAGACGATGGCAAATGTGGGGCTGCTCTACTTCCTCTTTTTGGTTGGAGTAGAGATGGACATATCGGTGATCAAGCGCACGGGGAGGAAGTCTATAGCAATTGCCCTTGCGGGCATGATCCTGCCCTTCCTATTCGGAGTCGGTTTCTCCTTCCTGGTGAGCACTAAGGGAGGAGGCATCTCCCAAGGCATCTCCCAAGGCACTTATATCCTGTTCTTCGGGGTAGCTCTCTCAGTGACTGCATTTCCGGTACTTGCTCGGATACTTGCCGAGCTCAAACTAATTAACACGGAATTAGGACGGGTTGCAATGTCGTCTGCTCTTATCAACGATATGTGCGCTTGGGTACTCCTAGCTTTGGCCATTGCATTGGCCGAAAATCAGAGTGCTACCCTTGCATCTCTGTGGGTGGTGCTATCTAGCGTCGCTTTTGTCCTCGTGTGCATTTTCATAGTGCGACCCGCGATTGCCTGGATGATTCGGCGGACCCCAGAGGGAGAAACCTATAGTGAATTCTACATATGCCTGATTCTCACCGGGGTAATGATATCGGGCTTCATTACAGACGCCATAGGAACGCATTCTGTCTTCGGAGCATTCGTCTTTGGACTGATCATTCCAAACGGGCCACTGGGAGTTACTCTGATCGAAAAGCTTGAGGACTTCGTTTCGGGGCTTCTGCTTCCTCTATACTTCGCAATCAGTGGGCTTAGGACAGATGTAAGCAAGATTGCGGGGGCGACAAGCTGGGTGGTTCTAGggatcatcatctttttttccAGCGCAGGCAAGATTGCTGGGACTCTCATAGTTTCCACATTCTACCAGATGCCGGTCCGAGAAGGAATTACACTTGGTTTGCTCATGAACACCAAGGGCCTAGTCGAAATGATTATTCTTAATGTGGGCAAGGACCAAAAG gttttggaTGACAAATCATTTGCAGCCATGGTGATTGTAGCCGTGTTTGTCACCGCAATCATCACACCAGCTGTTACAGTAATTTACAGGCCTGCCAGGAGATTCATACCTTATAAACGTCGAACTATTCAAAGGTCGAAGCCCGATTCGGAGTTTCGATTGCTTGTCTGCGTCCACACACCTCGAAATGTGCCAACAATCATCAACCTCCTGGAGGCTTCCAACCCCACCAAAAAATCTCCAATCTGTGTCTATGTGCTCCACCTAGTCGAGCTCACTGGGCGTGCATCTGCCATGCTCATTGTCCACAATACTCGGAAATCAGGTCGACCGGCCCTGAACCGTACACAGGCTCAGTCTGACCACATCATCAATGCCTTCGAAAACTACGAACAACATGCCGGTTGTGTAACTGTCCAGCCTCTCACAGCCATATCACCGTACTCCACGATGCACGAGGACATCTGCAACCTGGCAGAGGATAAGCGAGCGGCTTTCATCATCATCCCTTTCCACAAACAGCAAACGGTTGATGGAGGGATGGAAGCCACCAACCCCGCTTTCAGAATGATCAACCAAAATGTACTGGCAAACAGCCCATGCTCTGTCGGGATTCTCGTAGACAGAGGCCTAAATGGGTCTACCCGCTTGGCAGCGAACCAAGTAGCCCATCATATTGCAGTCTTGTTCTTCGGGGGACCTGATGATCGCGAGGCATTAGCGTATGGATGGAGGATGTGTGAACATCCCGGAATCAACCTCACGGTGATGAGGTTTGTGCCAGGTGAGGAGGCGATTGACACAACAGCCGGGTCCACCAACGAATTGGGTGACTCCAGGATCTTATCAATTGTGACAGACAGTGACAAGGATAAGCAGCTCGACGAAGAGTATGTAAACGAGTTCAGGATGAAGAATGCAAATGATGAGTCGATTGTTTACACTGAGAAGATAGTGAACAATGGGGAGGAGACAGTCGCGGCAATACGGTCGATCGATAGTTCACACGATCTTTTCATAGTGGGGAGAGGGCAAGGGATGATATCGCCACTCACAGCAGGGCTCACGGACTGGAGCGAGTGCCCCGAACTTGGAGCAATTGGAGATTTGTTAGCATCATCAGATTTCGCGGCAACCGTTTCGGTACTCGTAGTGCAACAGTATGTCGGTGTAGGACCGCAGGGAGAAGGCGTTGGAACACCAGACAGCCCTGGGGACTCAAATGACCTTCAATTCGGCCATATGAATCGTcggtcaccaccaccaccaccacggggTTATAGCCCTTGA
- the LOC115726489 gene encoding histone deacetylase 14, chloroplastic, producing MELLHPSPRSSCLAGNVVFRGWNHIRNGQSRAGFHLDSKFRGAWRRCSSPGIGGPVRCSNEKEKHPRLAAARVIYGVAPAMGHNQESHPESHFRVPAIVTALEKMELTPKVRSDDIVELPIVKPASVDDLLHVHTRAYVSGLQKAMDKASEKGIIYIEGSGPTYATATTFQESLVAAGVGMALVDSVVDASRITQNPPTAFALIRPPGHHAIPKGPMGFCVFGNIAIAARYAQRVHGLKRVFIIDFDVHHGNGTNDAFYDDPDIFFLSTHQDGSYPGTGKIDEIGVADGKGTTLNLPLPGGSGDIAMRTVFDEVIAPCAQRFNPDIILVSAGYDAHVLDPLASLQFTTGTYYALASNIKQLAKELCGGRCVFFLEGGYNLQSLSYSVADSFRAFLGEPSLASKFDDPAILYEEPLAKVKQAIQRVKHLHSL from the exons ATGGAGCTTCTTCATCCGTCCCCGCGCTCTTCCTGTCTCgctg GGAATGTGGTGTTTCGGGGGTGGAATCATATTCGCAATGGGCAAAGTCGTGCTGGATTTCACTTGGACTCCAAATTTCGGGGAGCTTGGAGGAGATGTAGTTCGCCGGGAATCGGCGGTCCGGTTCGTTGCTCGAATGAGAAGGAGAAGCATCCGCGGCTGGCTGCTGCGCGTGTTATCTACGGTGTAGCCCCCGCCATGGGTCACAACCAG GAGTCCCATCCTGAATCCCATTTTAGGGTCCCAGCAATTGTTACAGCTCTTGAGAAGATGGAACTCACTCCAAAG GTTCGCAGTGATGACATTGTTGAACTTCCAATTGTTAAGCCTGCTTCTGTGGATGATCTATTGCATGTTCACACAAGAGCTTATGTATCGGGTCTTCAGAAG GCCATGGACAAGGCTTCAGAAAAGGGCATCATCTACATTGAAGGCTCTGGACCAACGTATGCCACTGCTACT ACATTCCAGGAGTCACTTGTTGCAGCTGGAGTTGGAATGGCTTTAGTTGATTCAGTG GTAGACGCATCCAGAATCACCCAGAATCCACCAACAGCTTTTGCTTTGATTAGACCTCCAGGCCACCATGCCATTCCAAAAGGGCCAATGGGTTTCTGCGTTTTTGGAAACATAGCTATAGCTGCTCGCTATGCTCAACGTGTACATGGATTGAAGCGCGTCTTCATTATTGATTTTGATGTTCATCATGGAAATGGGACCAACGATGCTTTCTATGATGATCCAGACATATTCTTTCTTTCGACACACCAA GATGGAAGCTATCCTGGTACGGGTAAAATCGATGAGATAGGTGTTGCAGATGGGAAAGGCACAACCCTTAATTTGCCATTACCTGGGGGCTCTGGAGACATTGCTATGAGGACTGTGTTTGATGAAGTCATTGCACCATGTGCACAAAGGTTCAATCCAGACATCATCCTCGTCTCAGCCGG GTATGATGCTCATGTGTTGGATCCACTAGCAAGTTTGCAGTTCACTACGGGAACCTATTACGCACTCGCCTCCAACATCAAGCAACTTGCAAAAGAACTTTGCGGGGGacgctgcgttttctttctggAAGGAGGATACAACCTCCAATCACTCTCTTATTCTGTAGCGGACTCTTTCCGAGCTTTCCTTGGGGAGCCGAGTCTGGCGTCTAAGTTCGATGACCCCGCGATATTGTACGAGGAACCATTGGCCAAGGTGAAGCAAGCAATACAGAGAGTGAAGCACTTGCATTCATTGTGA